A window of Sebastes umbrosus isolate fSebUmb1 chromosome 3, fSebUmb1.pri, whole genome shotgun sequence contains these coding sequences:
- the LOC119485041 gene encoding complement C3-like, which yields MSHGGCRDGLNLETGSQYLIIGPKEDRWNVDTETNRFIYMLGKDTWVERWPTTAECSSYPSLQAKCKSLEDAAYELSVNACRL from the exons ATGTCTCATGGAGGCTGCAGAGATGGACTCAACCTGGAGACGGGCTCCCAGTACCTCATCATCGGCCCCAAAGAGGACCGGTGGAACGTTGACACTGAGACCAACAG ATTCATCTACATGTTAGGAAAGGACACCTGGGTGGAACGCTGGCCTACGACTGCAGAATGCTCCAGCTATCCCAGCCTGCAGGCTAAATGCAAGAGCCTCGAGGATGCTGCATATGAACTGTCTGtcaacgcctgcaggctgtaa